Proteins found in one Cobetia sp. L2A1 genomic segment:
- the rpiA gene encoding ribose-5-phosphate isomerase RpiA: MTQDELKQAVARAALDEIRPLLNRDTIIGVGTGSTANLFIDALAEVRHDFAGAVASSEATAQRLKSHGIDVFELNHVGTVPVYVDGADEIDPRLAMIKGGGAALTREKIVAACAERFVCIADGSKQVDILGGFPLPVEVIPMARSYVARELVKLGADPVYRDGVLTDNGNRILDCYNFLIEDPIAMEARINAIVGVVTNGLFAARGADVLLVGRENGVERITA; the protein is encoded by the coding sequence ATGACCCAGGATGAGCTGAAGCAGGCCGTGGCCCGCGCTGCCCTTGACGAGATTCGCCCGCTGCTGAACCGCGACACCATCATTGGCGTCGGTACTGGCTCTACTGCCAACCTGTTCATCGATGCCTTGGCCGAAGTGCGCCATGACTTCGCCGGTGCCGTCGCCAGTTCCGAAGCCACGGCTCAGCGTCTGAAAAGCCACGGCATTGATGTCTTCGAGCTCAACCATGTCGGCACGGTGCCGGTCTATGTCGATGGGGCTGACGAGATTGATCCTCGCCTGGCGATGATCAAGGGCGGCGGCGCAGCACTGACTCGCGAGAAAATCGTTGCCGCCTGTGCCGAACGCTTTGTCTGCATCGCCGATGGCTCCAAGCAGGTCGATATTCTCGGTGGCTTCCCACTGCCGGTCGAGGTCATCCCGATGGCGCGCTCTTATGTCGCGCGTGAACTGGTCAAGCTGGGCGCTGATCCGGTCTACCGTGATGGTGTGCTGACTGACAACGGTAACCGTATCCTCGACTGCTACAACTTCCTCATCGAAGATCCGATCGCCATGGAAGCACGCATCAATGCCATCGTCGGTGTCGTCACCAATGGCCTGTTTGCCGCGCGCGGCGCTGACGTGCTGCTCGTAGGGCGCGAAAACGGTGTCGAGCGCATCACTGCCTAA